Sequence from the Burkholderia stabilis genome:
TCACGCCGGTCTACACGTACCTGAAGCGGATGCTGCAGTTCCTGCAGTGGCAGAAAGCGCGGCGCGGCGTTGCGCCGGCCGAGCGCTGGCTGTTGAAGACGCCGCAGCACCTGCATGCGCTCGACGTGCTGTGCCGCGTGTTCCCGCGCGCGCAGGTCGTGCTCACGCATCGCGATCCGGCGCAGACGATTCCGTCGATGGCGAGCATGGCGCACACGCTGTGGCAGATGTACGCGGACGATCCGGACCCGCTCGCCGTCGGCGCGCAGTGGAACGCGGGGATGGCGCGCGCGATCGGCGCGGCGATGACGGCGCGCGACGCGCTGCCGGCCGACCGCTTCCTCGACGTGCGTTTCGAGGACACCGTATCGAATCCGCTCGGCGTCGCCCAGGCCGTGTACCGCTTCGCCGGCATGTCGCTCGATGCGCGGCAGCGCGCGGCGATGACCGACTGGATGGCGCGCAACGGCCGCGACAAGCGCGCCGCGCACGACTATTCGATCGCGCGTTTCGGTTTCACCGATGCGCAGCTTGCGCACGACTTCGCCGCGTATCGCGCGCGGCACCTGCGGGCGGCCGGCTGACGGCCGCGCTGGCGGGACGAGCGACAACCAGGAGACAACCCATGTTGCTGAAAGACAAGATCGTCGTGATTTCCGGGATCGGGCCGGGGCTCGGTGTGAAGCTCGCAGTGGAAGCCGCGCGCGAGGGTGCGCGCGGCGTGGTCGTGGCGGCACGTACGATGGAGAAGCTCGACGACGCCGAAGCGCGGATTCGCGCGCTCGGCGTCGACTGCGACGTGCTGAAGCTGAAGACCGACATCACCGACCGTGCGCAATGCCGCGAACTCGCGACGCAGGCGGTCGAGCGCTTCGGCCGGATCGACGCGCTCGTGAACAGCGCGTTCGTGCACGGCACGTTTCCCGAGCCGGTCGAGGCGGCCGATCTCGACGGCTGGCGCGCGGTGTTCGACACCAACGTGTTCGGTACGATGACGCTCACGCAGGAAGTCGTGCCGCACATGAAGCGCGCGCAGCGCGGCGCGATCGTGATGATCAACACGCAGGCGACCCGCAAGCCGTTTGCAGGGGAAGGCGGTTACGCTGTTTCGAAGGGGGCGCTCGCAGTTGCGGCAAAATACCTGGCGCGCGAACTCGGCGTGCACGGTATCCGCGCGAACAGCATTCACATGGGCTGGATGTGGGGCGTGCCGACGCAGACGTATTTCCGGCAGGCGGCGGCAGAATACGGGATGACGGAAGAACAGATCATCGCGCCGATCGCGTCGAACATCGCGCTCGCGAAGCTGCCGACCGACGACGATTGCGCGCGTGCGGCGCTGT
This genomic interval carries:
- a CDS encoding SDR family oxidoreductase is translated as MLLKDKIVVISGIGPGLGVKLAVEAAREGARGVVVAARTMEKLDDAEARIRALGVDCDVLKLKTDITDRAQCRELATQAVERFGRIDALVNSAFVHGTFPEPVEAADLDGWRAVFDTNVFGTMTLTQEVVPHMKRAQRGAIVMINTQATRKPFAGEGGYAVSKGALAVAAKYLARELGVHGIRANSIHMGWMWGVPTQTYFRQAAAEYGMTEEQIIAPIASNIALAKLPTDDDCARAALFLASDYANAVTGATLDANGGDFMP